In Rhodothermus marinus DSM 4252, a single genomic region encodes these proteins:
- a CDS encoding PAS domain S-box protein — protein MEVREAPGLKQEALYRALFETTQDAVLIADAETGQILEANPAAERLFGYDRATLCRMHQEELHPAELAASYRKKFRRAVEAGTFRERGLIVQHADGSWIPVELSGQVLEVGGRKLIQGVFRDLRELQRLTETEALYRTLFETSLAGIYLLQDGRVVVVNPQAAAMFGYTPEEIVGRPVLSIVAEEDRELAAENIRRRLAGEVEEIRYRFRGLRKDGSRFWAEVRGRRIVYNGRPAILGTVLDIDEQVRAIEKLKQSEARYRRLFEHSVAGFYRTTVDGRILRVNPALARMLGYDDPSELEGRPTSILYVEEADRARFLETLRREGRLVNYEVRLRRKDGRVLWGLENVLLVQEPDGTECIEGTLIDVTELLEQRRRYLGLYAHTEDAIFWIRVTDDGRFLVEATNPSHQRKTGLTPEMLWNRPLNKILPPDIVAHVTGNYRRCLEAGHPIEYEETLDLPAGRRTWLTQLVPIPDPDGRIRLIAGIARDITELRRLQALLEEEGLFLEQLVSGASRKTLCERLCRVAERFIEGARASVWMYDEGRLHLCAAPELPESFRALFDGQLIGSNQGSLGEAAFSRRPVWVSDIKHDPRWGAFREQALAQGLRACWAVPFFGRKGELLGVLGLCFDQVRSPLPDEQAVVARLAHLAGVGMAKVRLREERERLARVVAQITEGVAITDTMGNVVWVNEAFTCLTGYRADEVLGKNIEHLLHGPETDRDTLRRMRLRLLRGRPAHARLYHYRKDGSGFWDEVHIDRLYDEQGQHIGYIGLMADVTELVEAERQLKAAKERAEEASRLKSAFLANMSHEIRTPLTGILGFAELLDEELETRQQEDLREFTHIIDRSARRLLTLLNDILDLSKIEANRLELKLQPTDVVDVARQAVQLMQPLAEEKGLKLELHAEENLTARADPNRLHQVLVNLLSNAIKFTDEGHVRVELGQKKGWVLLAVEDTGCGISPEFLPHLFEPFRQEHEGLTQKHQGVGLGLAIVKRLIDLMSGQITVQSEVGRGTRFEILLPSVEHGPAVS, from the coding sequence ATGGAAGTGCGCGAGGCGCCGGGGCTGAAGCAGGAAGCGCTGTACCGTGCCCTTTTCGAAACGACTCAGGACGCCGTTCTGATCGCCGACGCCGAAACCGGCCAGATCCTGGAGGCCAATCCGGCGGCCGAGCGGCTTTTCGGCTACGATCGGGCTACCCTGTGTCGGATGCATCAGGAGGAGCTGCATCCGGCCGAACTTGCCGCTTCCTATCGAAAAAAATTCCGCCGGGCCGTCGAGGCCGGCACCTTCCGGGAGCGTGGACTGATCGTGCAGCACGCCGACGGAAGCTGGATTCCCGTCGAACTCTCGGGCCAGGTGCTCGAAGTCGGTGGCCGGAAGTTGATCCAGGGCGTTTTTCGTGACCTGCGCGAGTTGCAGCGCCTGACCGAAACCGAGGCGCTCTACCGCACGCTGTTCGAGACGAGTCTGGCCGGGATCTACCTGCTGCAGGACGGGCGCGTTGTGGTGGTCAATCCGCAGGCCGCTGCCATGTTCGGCTACACACCCGAGGAGATCGTCGGACGTCCGGTGCTGTCCATTGTGGCGGAAGAAGACCGCGAGCTGGCCGCCGAAAACATCCGGCGTCGGCTGGCCGGTGAAGTAGAAGAGATCCGCTATCGATTCCGGGGGCTGCGCAAGGATGGGAGTCGGTTCTGGGCCGAGGTGCGTGGCCGCCGCATCGTTTACAACGGGCGGCCGGCCATCCTGGGCACGGTGCTGGACATCGACGAGCAGGTACGGGCCATCGAGAAACTGAAACAGAGCGAGGCCCGCTACCGCCGTCTGTTCGAGCACAGCGTGGCCGGTTTCTATCGGACCACGGTGGACGGTCGAATCCTGCGCGTCAACCCGGCGCTGGCCCGCATGCTGGGCTACGACGATCCCTCTGAACTGGAAGGCCGTCCGACCAGCATTCTTTACGTGGAAGAAGCTGATCGCGCGCGCTTTCTGGAGACGCTGCGTCGGGAGGGCCGACTCGTCAACTATGAGGTTCGGTTGCGCCGAAAGGACGGCCGCGTGCTCTGGGGACTGGAGAACGTGCTGCTGGTGCAGGAGCCGGACGGCACCGAGTGCATCGAGGGCACGCTGATCGACGTGACCGAGCTGCTGGAGCAGCGCCGGCGGTACCTGGGGCTCTACGCGCACACGGAAGACGCCATCTTCTGGATTCGCGTCACGGACGACGGCCGGTTTCTGGTGGAGGCGACCAACCCCTCGCACCAGCGCAAGACCGGGCTCACGCCCGAAATGCTCTGGAACCGACCGCTGAACAAAATCCTGCCACCCGACATCGTGGCCCACGTAACGGGCAACTACCGGCGCTGCCTGGAAGCCGGCCATCCCATCGAGTACGAGGAGACGCTGGATCTGCCGGCCGGCCGCCGTACCTGGCTGACGCAGCTTGTGCCCATTCCCGATCCGGACGGCCGCATTCGGCTCATCGCTGGCATCGCCCGCGACATCACTGAGCTGCGGCGGTTGCAGGCGCTGCTGGAGGAGGAGGGGCTGTTTCTGGAGCAGCTCGTCTCCGGTGCTTCGCGCAAGACGCTCTGCGAGCGGCTCTGCCGCGTGGCCGAGCGCTTCATCGAGGGCGCCCGCGCTTCGGTCTGGATGTACGACGAAGGGCGGCTCCACCTGTGCGCCGCACCGGAGCTTCCTGAATCGTTCCGGGCACTCTTCGACGGACAGCTCATCGGCTCCAATCAGGGATCGCTGGGTGAGGCCGCCTTCAGCCGTCGGCCGGTCTGGGTCTCCGACATCAAGCACGATCCGCGCTGGGGAGCCTTTCGGGAGCAAGCGCTGGCGCAGGGGCTTCGCGCCTGCTGGGCCGTTCCCTTCTTCGGGCGGAAAGGCGAACTGCTGGGCGTGCTGGGCCTGTGCTTCGACCAGGTGCGCAGCCCCCTGCCCGACGAACAGGCCGTCGTGGCCCGGCTGGCCCACCTGGCCGGCGTGGGCATGGCCAAGGTGCGGCTCCGGGAAGAACGGGAGCGGCTGGCCCGCGTGGTGGCGCAGATCACCGAGGGTGTGGCCATCACCGACACGATGGGCAACGTGGTGTGGGTCAACGAGGCCTTCACGTGCCTGACCGGCTACCGCGCGGACGAGGTGCTGGGGAAGAACATCGAGCACCTGCTGCACGGCCCGGAGACCGACCGCGATACGCTCCGGCGCATGCGGCTGCGTCTGTTGCGGGGACGTCCGGCGCACGCCCGGCTGTATCACTACCGCAAAGATGGCTCGGGCTTCTGGGACGAGGTGCACATCGATCGCCTTTACGACGAGCAGGGGCAGCACATCGGCTACATCGGCCTGATGGCCGACGTGACGGAGCTGGTGGAAGCCGAGCGGCAGTTGAAAGCGGCCAAAGAGCGGGCCGAAGAGGCCAGCCGTCTGAAGTCGGCCTTTCTGGCCAATATGAGCCACGAGATCCGAACGCCGCTGACGGGCATTCTGGGCTTTGCCGAACTGCTCGACGAGGAGCTGGAGACCCGCCAGCAGGAAGACCTGCGCGAGTTTACGCACATTATTGACCGCTCGGCGCGGCGGCTGCTGACGCTGCTCAACGACATCCTGGACCTGAGCAAGATCGAAGCCAACCGACTGGAGCTCAAGCTGCAGCCCACCGATGTGGTGGACGTGGCTCGTCAGGCCGTGCAACTCATGCAGCCCCTGGCCGAGGAGAAGGGGCTGAAGCTGGAACTACACGCCGAGGAAAACCTGACGGCCCGGGCCGATCCGAACCGGCTGCATCAGGTGCTGGTCAATCTGCTCTCGAACGCCATCAAGTTCACCGACGAAGGCCATGTGCGCGTCGAGCTCGGGCAAAAGAAGGGATGGGTCTTACTGGCCGTGGAAGATACCGGCTGCGGCATCAGTCCCGAGTTCCTGCCGCATCTGTTCGAGCCGTTCCGTCAGGAGCACGAAGGGCTGACGCAGAAACACCAGGGGGTGGGTCTGGGCCTGGCCATCGTCAAGCGACTGATCGACCTGATGAGCGGCCAGATCACCGTGCAGTCCGAGGTGGGCCGGGGAACCCGCTTCGAAATCCTGCTGCCGAGCGTCGAGCATGGCCCGGCGGTTAGTTAG
- a CDS encoding helix-turn-helix domain-containing protein, translated as MELLRERYLTIRDVCQRLRISRGAVDNLRRSGRLPEVRIGRAVRFRERDVEDLLRKCYTGELEA; from the coding sequence ATGGAACTGCTTCGTGAGCGCTATCTGACTATCCGCGACGTTTGCCAGCGCTTGCGCATCTCGCGCGGTGCGGTGGACAACCTGCGACGCAGCGGCCGGTTGCCTGAAGTCCGGATCGGCCGGGCTGTGCGATTCCGTGAGCGTGACGTAGAGGACTTGTTACGAAAATGCTACACAGGCGAGCTGGAGGCCTGA
- a CDS encoding ATPase AAA has protein sequence MKDQRQSYEKSSLSASKSHANDGLPLLLRCPSCGGDGRLMVAHTALGHVHARCLGAEDAPACTAEQLALHFAGAEVVDQFLLRVDDVELLRTKLQEAVDVARVQLEEEAARVEVETGSEKRQERRSAIDRLIEYARADFELFHTPEGTAYLRTTDGLCYRLASAQGRSLLARAFYAREGKGASSSAISEALPTLEAVARFDGPCHPVSVRVAREGDRIYLDLGDETARAAEIDAEGWRLRPIAELPVRFERPPGTRPLPEPVRGGDWNVLRELLNTDRAGFILATAWLVGTLAVLPAYPVLVLTGPQGSGKSTACRLLASLIDPRQAPLNAAPRELRDLAIYAQNAYVVVLDNVSSLPVWLSDSLCRLATGSGFRTRRLYTDSDEVVFEAVRPIVANGIPDFVRQPDLADRTLPVRLQLMPPERRRTAEEVEAAFREAAPGLLGLLLDAVSTGLRRKAEVQPASLPRMADFATFVLAAAEALPFTEEEFLEACGAGQAELAASLLEDSFAEALLSFAEAVETWEGMASELLEAMLQRGQHERPPRGWPKTAQSVGSTLARLEPVMLQVGVKLERVRAGKARTRLIRIQKVANQTSALSALSANGKNGSKQQNLADSAAPAGGQVADDLFNSCPPVVRHRSPEISQNRPFSKGRTTADEADNLFETFWDGAGAGVADRTETAEGDNDGWWDPFEDDEDEAPF, from the coding sequence ATGAAAGATCAACGGCAAAGTTACGAAAAAAGTTCGCTCAGCGCAAGCAAATCGCATGCGAATGACGGACTGCCGCTGCTACTCCGCTGTCCATCCTGCGGCGGCGACGGGCGCCTGATGGTCGCTCATACGGCGCTGGGTCATGTCCACGCGCGCTGCCTGGGTGCCGAAGACGCACCAGCCTGCACGGCGGAGCAACTCGCGCTTCACTTTGCAGGAGCCGAGGTCGTAGATCAATTTTTGCTCCGCGTCGACGATGTCGAACTCCTTCGCACAAAGCTTCAGGAGGCCGTTGACGTCGCGCGGGTGCAGCTGGAAGAAGAGGCGGCCCGGGTCGAGGTGGAGACCGGAAGTGAGAAAAGGCAGGAGCGGCGTTCCGCGATCGACCGCCTGATCGAGTATGCGCGCGCCGATTTCGAGCTTTTCCACACGCCCGAGGGTACGGCCTACCTGCGTACGACCGACGGCCTCTGCTACCGGCTCGCCTCGGCTCAGGGGCGGTCGCTACTGGCCCGGGCGTTCTACGCGCGCGAGGGGAAGGGCGCCTCCAGCAGCGCGATTTCCGAAGCACTGCCTACGCTGGAGGCCGTCGCACGCTTCGACGGTCCGTGCCATCCGGTTTCCGTGCGCGTGGCCCGCGAGGGCGATCGCATTTATCTCGATTTAGGCGATGAAACGGCTCGGGCCGCCGAGATCGACGCCGAGGGCTGGCGCCTTCGGCCGATTGCCGAACTTCCAGTCCGCTTCGAGCGGCCGCCGGGCACCAGACCGCTACCGGAACCGGTGCGTGGAGGCGACTGGAATGTACTTCGCGAGCTGCTGAACACCGACCGCGCCGGTTTCATCCTGGCTACCGCCTGGCTTGTCGGCACGCTCGCTGTGTTACCGGCCTATCCCGTTCTGGTGCTTACCGGGCCCCAGGGAAGCGGAAAATCGACGGCCTGCCGCCTGTTGGCGTCTCTGATCGATCCGCGCCAGGCGCCGCTGAATGCCGCGCCGCGCGAGCTGCGCGACCTGGCCATCTACGCACAAAATGCCTACGTGGTGGTATTGGACAACGTCTCCAGCCTGCCGGTCTGGCTTTCCGATAGCCTGTGCCGGCTGGCGACGGGGAGCGGCTTTCGGACGCGCCGCCTCTACACCGATAGCGATGAGGTCGTTTTCGAAGCCGTGCGGCCAATCGTGGCCAACGGCATTCCGGATTTTGTACGCCAGCCAGACCTGGCCGATCGCACGCTGCCGGTACGGCTCCAGCTCATGCCACCGGAGCGCCGCCGCACGGCCGAGGAGGTGGAAGCGGCCTTTCGTGAGGCAGCGCCTGGCCTTCTTGGCCTGCTGCTTGATGCCGTCAGCACCGGCCTTCGACGCAAAGCCGAGGTTCAGCCTGCCAGTCTTCCGCGAATGGCTGATTTCGCGACCTTTGTTCTGGCGGCGGCGGAGGCACTGCCTTTCACCGAGGAGGAATTCCTTGAGGCGTGCGGCGCCGGTCAGGCCGAGCTGGCGGCCTCGCTGCTTGAGGACAGCTTCGCCGAGGCCCTGCTGTCGTTTGCCGAGGCCGTCGAGACCTGGGAGGGCATGGCCTCGGAGCTTCTGGAGGCCATGCTGCAGCGCGGCCAGCATGAACGTCCGCCGCGGGGATGGCCAAAGACGGCGCAAAGCGTCGGCTCGACGCTGGCACGTCTTGAGCCGGTGATGTTGCAAGTAGGGGTGAAGCTGGAGCGCGTGAGAGCAGGCAAGGCCAGGACGCGACTTATCCGAATCCAAAAAGTTGCGAATCAAACGTCCGCCTTGTCCGCCTTGTCCGCCAACGGTAAAAATGGCTCAAAACAGCAAAATCTGGCCGATTCTGCAGCTCCGGCAGGCGGACAAGTGGCGGACGACCTTTTCAACAGTTGTCCGCCTGTTGTCCGCCACCGATCGCCTGAAATCAGCCAAAATAGGCCATTTTCGAAGGGGCGGACAACGGCGGACGAGGCGGACAACCTTTTCGAAACTTTTTGGGATGGTGCTGGCGCCGGCGTGGCCGACCGCACGGAGACAGCAGAAGGTGACAACGATGGCTGGTGGGACCCCTTCGAAGACGATGAAGACGAAGCGCCTTTCTGA
- a CDS encoding tyrosine-type recombinase/integrase: MATCTFCLSSKPLRDGRYRIRLIMRRGRRAIEVATPFSAKRSSWSVRRGRFKPSSVEAAGGANAALDRLEAFVQSLLADGLELEEVRDRVLERLGKRRREKTLLELLNDFLEHQRRRVRPATMELYHRLKLHLQDFLPPRATAAHVRRHLLEDFSAWMLGQGYAPTTTNRQVRAFRTFLLWLERRGLLASVPPAVTVREPRKAVIYLTVEELRCIRELDLSDFPPGYEAARAALVVSCFTGARWSELEQLMEPEGWARLDLEKGTWRLFVTKTKSFREIPLVGPILRFFRERWLQGAREPLEPITNPQCGAYLKEIGQAAGITELVEVVRQRGSRLEREVVPKFRLLSPHVGRRTFVSLALQGGLELQDLLHLSHDDLRQVRLYLGIDQEHRRRRLEQALGGLE; the protein is encoded by the coding sequence ATGGCTACCTGCACCTTTTGCCTGAGCAGTAAGCCGCTTCGCGACGGCCGGTATCGCATCCGCCTGATCATGCGCCGAGGCCGTCGCGCCATCGAGGTGGCAACGCCATTCAGCGCCAAACGCAGCTCATGGTCTGTGCGGCGCGGCCGCTTCAAACCGTCGAGCGTCGAGGCCGCCGGCGGGGCCAATGCCGCGCTGGATCGGCTGGAGGCGTTTGTGCAGTCGCTGCTGGCCGACGGTCTGGAACTGGAGGAGGTGCGCGACCGCGTGCTGGAGCGCCTGGGCAAGCGCCGTCGCGAGAAAACGCTGCTGGAGCTGCTGAACGACTTTCTCGAGCACCAGCGCCGGCGCGTCCGACCGGCCACGATGGAGCTATACCACCGCCTGAAGCTACACCTGCAGGACTTTTTGCCGCCGCGCGCCACGGCGGCGCATGTCCGGCGCCACCTGCTGGAGGACTTTTCAGCCTGGATGCTGGGCCAGGGCTATGCGCCGACCACCACGAACCGGCAGGTACGCGCATTCCGAACGTTCCTGCTCTGGCTCGAGCGGCGCGGCCTGCTGGCCTCGGTGCCGCCGGCCGTGACCGTTCGCGAGCCGCGGAAGGCGGTGATCTACCTGACAGTTGAAGAGCTTCGGTGTATCCGCGAGCTGGACCTGAGCGACTTTCCGCCGGGCTATGAGGCGGCCCGGGCCGCGCTGGTAGTCTCGTGCTTCACCGGCGCGCGCTGGTCGGAGCTGGAGCAGCTCATGGAGCCGGAGGGCTGGGCGCGCCTGGACCTGGAAAAGGGCACGTGGCGCCTTTTTGTCACGAAAACAAAATCGTTTCGTGAAATTCCGTTGGTAGGGCCAATCCTTCGGTTTTTCCGCGAGCGATGGCTTCAGGGCGCACGTGAGCCGCTCGAGCCGATCACTAATCCTCAGTGTGGCGCCTACCTGAAGGAAATCGGCCAGGCGGCCGGTATCACCGAGCTGGTGGAGGTGGTCCGGCAGCGCGGCAGCCGGCTGGAGCGCGAGGTTGTACCAAAGTTCCGGCTGCTTTCGCCGCACGTCGGCAGGCGGACGTTCGTCAGCCTGGCGCTACAGGGTGGCCTGGAGCTACAGGACCTGCTGCACTTGAGCCATGACGATTTGCGCCAGGTGCGGCTGTACTTAGGGATCGACCAGGAGCACAGGCGCCGCCGGCTGGAGCAGGCGCTGGGTGGTTTGGAGTAA